The genomic window GGCGAACCACGCCGAGACCTCCTTGAACGCGCGGTATTGCAGCAGACGGGCGAACAGCAGGTCGCGGGCCTCGAGGAGGGCCACCGATTCGGCATCCACCAGCTCACCCTGCGGGAGGAGCCCGGCGATCTTCATATCGAGCAGGGTCGCGGCCACCACGAGGAACTCCGACGCCTCGTCCAGATCACTCTCGGGCCCCATCTCCCGGAGATAGGCGATGAACTCATCGGTGACCCGGCTGAGCGCGACCTCGGTGATGTCGAGCTCGGCGCGCGAGATCAGGGTCAGCAGCAGGTCGAACGGCCCGTCGAAGACGGGGAGGGTGACGCGAAAGCCGGGTGCGTCGGATCCGGCCGTCTCGGCAGGCTCGGGGATCGACGTCGACTCGGGGACCGACGCGGGCTCAGCGTCCGGCGTCGCGATCTCGGCGTCCGACGCGGGCTCGGGGGCCGTCGCGAGGGCGACGGCGTCGGGGGTGTCGTCAGGCGACGGCGCCACGGGCGACCAGCTCCCGCGCCAACCGCAGGTAGGCCTGGGCGGCGGCGTGCTCGGGCGCGAACTCCGTGATCGGCATGCCCGAGACCGAGGCATCCGGGAACTTCACCGTGCGACCGATGACCGTCTCGAGCACGTCGTCGCCGAACGCCTCGACCACCCGCTCGAGCACCTCGCGCGAGTGCAGGGTGCGGGGGTCGTACATCGTGGCGAGCACGCCGTCGAGCTCGATCGCCGGGTTGAGGCGGTCGCGCACCTTGTCGATCGTTTCGACGAGCAACGCGACACCGCGGAGGGCGAAGAATTCGCACTCGAGCGGGATCAGCACGCCGTGGGCCGCCGTCAGGGCGTTGACGGTCAGCAGACCCAGCGAGGGCTGGCAGTCGATGAGGATCACGTCGTAGTCCGCCGCGACCTTGCGCAGGACCCGGGCGAGGATCGTCTCGCGGGCGACCTCGTTGACGAGGTGCACCTCGGCCGCCGACAGATCGATGTTCGCGGGCAGGATGTCGAGACCCTCGACCCGCGTCGACGCGATGACCTCGCGCGGGTCGCGCTTGGTGTCGAGCAGCAGGTCGTAGATGGTAGGCACGTCATGCGTCTGGATGCCGAGACCCGCCGACAGCGCACCCTGCGGGTCGAAGTCGATCGCGAGCACGCGTCGCCCGTACCCGGCGAGAGAGGCCGCCAGGTTGATGGTGGTCGTCGTCTTTCCGACGCCGCCCTTCTGGTTGCAGAGCGCGATGATGCGGGCGGGACCGTGGCTGTCGAGCGGCTTCGGGGTGGGGAACCCCTGATAGGGGCGACCGGTGGGTCCGAGGATGACCTCGTCTGCGCCCGTCTTCTGGCCCTTTGTGCTCGCCGACACCGAGTCTCCTGCCTTCGTCATAACGTCCCCGAGTCTAGCCGCCGCCCGTCCCCGCGCCCGTGTGACCCGCGGGCCGGGCCGAGGTCGCACCGTGCGACAACCGAGGTCTCCGAGCCTGTCGCGGGACCGAACGCCGCTAGCCCGCGCGCACCGCGACCCGCGCGCGCCGCACCTGCAGGAAGAGCGCCAGAGCCAACGTCAGCCCCGCCCACGCCGCGGCGACCTTCGTCAGCACGCCGTAGATGAGGTGCGTGGTCGTGTACTCCACGTCGAACCCGCCGTTCACCGCGAGCGCGATGACGGATGCCACGATCAACGCGACCGGGAGCGAGAGCCACCACGCCCAGCGGGCGGCATCCGGAATCTGCCTCCGCACGGGCGCGGGCGCGTGCCGCGACAGCCACACCAGCGCGAAGACGCCCAGCGCGGCCAGCCCGAAAGCGCTCGAGGCGTGCTGCAACCACTTGGCCCCCGTGAACGGCCCCCACTGACCCGCGAGAGCGGGCAGCAGTTGCTCGCCCACCCGACCCTCGTGCGTGAACAGGTCCCAGGCGATGTGCGAGGCGACGCCGAGCGCGAGCGAGAGGACGAGCCACAGGATGCCGATGGCTCCCCCGCCGACGCTCTCGCGCAGCGCCGTGCGGGCGCCGGCATCCCACTGCGCCGGCAACCGCTCCGCCACCGGTCGCGGCAGCAGCTCTCGGGTGGCCGGACGCAGCACGCACCGCCAGACCAGCAGCAGCACGAAGGCGACGACGACGGTGACCGGCAGCCACGCGGCATCGTGCGTCAGGCCGTAGCCGGGCCACATCCCGCGCACGAACAGCGGCAGGTCGGGAGTCATCGCCCCGATCGCGATCGCCGCCGGAACCAGCCGCGTGCGCAGGAAGGGCAGCGCGACGACGGCGTGGCTCGGCGTGAACGGCATGTCAGCTCAGGAAGAGCCCCGCGAGGGTCTTCTTTCCGCGGCGCAGCACCGAGACGCCGCCGGGGAGCGTCCCCTCGACGACCGCTTCGTCGCTGGTGACCTTCTCGCCGTCGAGCGAGACACCGCCCTGCGAGATCGCGCGACGGGCCTCACTCAGGCTCGCGCACAGGCCTGTGGCCGTGAGCGCCTCGACCACGGTGGAGCCGGCGGCGACGGTCGCGTGCGGCAGCTCTTCGAGCGCGCTGCGGAGCACCGCGGCGTCGAGGACCGTCGCATCGCCCTGCCCGAACAATGCCTCGGTGGCCGCGATGACGGCCTCGGTGGCCTCCACCCCGTGCACGGTCGTGAGCACCTCGCGGGCGAGACGCTTCTGCGCGGCGCGACGGAAGGGCTCCGCCTCGACCAGGGCCTCGTACTCGGCGATCTCGGCGCGCGTGAGGAAGGTGAACACCTTCAGGCGCTCGACCACGTCGCGGTCGTCGGTGTTCAACCAGAACTGGTACATGACCCAGGGGCTGCACATCTCGGCATCCAGCCAGATCGCGTTGCCCTCGCTCTTGCCGAACTTCGTGCCGTCGCTGTTCGTGATCAGCGGGGTGCCGATCGCGTGCACCGAGACGCCCTCGGCGCGGCGCACCAGGTCGGTGCCGCTGGTGAGGTTGCCCCACTGGTCGCTACCGCCGGTCTGCAGCACGCAGCCGTACTGGCGGTACAGCTCGAGGTAGTCGAGGCCCTGCAGGATCTGGTAGCTGAACTCGGTGTAGCTGATGCCCGCTTCGGAGTTGAGGCGCGCGCTGACCGCGTCCTTCTTCAGCATCGTGCCGACGCGGAAGTACTTGCCGATGTCGCGGAGGAAGTCGATCGCGCTGAGAGGTGCGGTCCAGTCGAGGTTGTTGACGATCCGCGCGGCGTTGTCGCCCTCGAAGCTCAGGAAACGCTCGACCTGACCGCGCAGCAGACCCACCCACTCCTCGACGGTCTCGCGCGCGTTGAGTGTGCGCTCGGCCGTGGGGCGCGGGTCGCCGACGAGACCGGTCGACCCGCCGACCAGTCCGAGCGGGTGGTGACCGGCCAGCTGTAAGCGACGCATCGTGAGCAGCTGCACGAGGTTGCCGAGGTGCAGGCTCGGCGCGGTCGGGTCGAAGCCGCAGTAGAACGTGATGGGGTCTCCGCCGAGCAGTTCGCGCAGCTCGCCCTCGTCGGTCGAGACGTGCACCAGACCGCGCCAGACGAGCTCGTCCCAGACGTTGTCGAAGGTCGGATCGATGGCGGGGGCGAGGGCGCTCACGGGCGCCGCGTCGGTGGAGGCAGACACCGGTTCAGGGTATCAGCGGGGGTGTCCGACTCCGGATGCCACGACCCGGGCGCTCACCAGGGTCGCTGGGGCGGGTGACCGGCGGCGGTCGCGGGCGGATCGGTCGGGAGGAGCAGAACGCGGGTCTGCGAGCGCGCGACCACCCAGATGACCGCGATGGCGACCCCGAACAGGACCGCGCACACCGTCACGAGCACGCCGATGGCCAGCTGCACGGGCCCGGCCGCGATCGAGATGAGGACGATGCCGACGACGATCGCGATCCCCGTCAACGCCGCGATCACCGTCATCGCGATGCGGAGCGTCCGCATCGACTGCTCGGCGTGCAAGGTGGGACGCACCCCGAAGGTCGACGAGAGGTAGGCCCCCCACCGCTGACCCGTCCACCACCGATGGGCGACGCGGCTGATCGGGTACCACCCCGCGCCGGGTCCGTCGACCTCTCCGGGCAGCGGACGCACCTGCTCAGGAGCGACGGGGTCTCCGACCGGGGTCGGGATCCGTCGTACACGCGTGCTCTGCGCGGCCATCGCCAACCACAACGCCGACAACGCGACGAAGAACAAGGGCAGGATCGTGAGGTTCCGCGTGAGGACGCCGGACAGCACGAAGCACAGACCCGCGAACAGGAACATCCCTCCCGCGACCCATCCGAAGACCGGCCGCTCCAGCGTCGCCCAGTCGATCCCCGCTCTGCCGCCGCGCACGCGGGAGCCCGTCCAGATGGTGCCGTCCCACCAGCGCAGCTCGACCGCTGTCGTGGGGTACCAGCCCGGCTGCGGCCCGGACTGCGCGGGCACCGCGACCGGCTGCGGCGGCGCAGCGACCGGGGCCGCGGCGGCGACCGGTGCCTCGTGCACCGTCCACTGCGTTCCGTCCCACCAGCGGACGCGCCCCGGCGTCCCCGCGTCGTACCAGCCCGGCGCAACGTTCATGCGTCCATCTCCCCCTGTGATGTGCTTCGACCGTAGCCGCTCCGCGCGGGCGTGAGGCGTCAGCCCGCGTGCACGCCCCACCACACGAGGAACGCCGCGGCAAGCGACGTGACCCAGCTGACCAGACTGCCGATGAGGAAGTACTCCGCGCGGTCGCCGTCGTCACGGTCTCTCGAGATCTCGGGGAAGCGCACGATCCCCTTCGCCGCCAGGACCGCGGCGAGAAGCGTGTACGCACCGGTCAGCGTCAACACGAAGACGAGGATGCGCTCGAGCGGCCCGATCAGCCGACCGCCCTTGAGGGTCGGCACGGTGGCGCCCTCGGGGTCGGCCGCGCGCCCGCCCATCTCGGAACGCAGCGCGATGCGCACCACCGCGTTTCCCGACTCCAGCAGGAAGACCAGACAGCCGATGACGAGGACGGCCACGTCGATCGACACCGACGCTCCCGGGCGATACGCCGCCCACGCCTCGCCGAGCAGACCCGGCCGCTCCCGCCCCGGGGCGATGACCACGCACGCCGCCGCAGCGAGCGCGAGCAGGGCGACAGGCCACAGGCCCGCGCGGGCGGGACCGTCCTCGGGCACGACCCACGTCCAGATGGCGGCGACCGCGACGGCGAGGAGCCCGGCGATCACGGCGTCGAGTCCGGCCGAGAACAGCACGAGGAGCACGGATGACACCGCGAAGGCGAGCCACCGACGCGAGCGGATCATCTGGCGCAGCAGATCGACCGCGCCGACCGCGAGGAGCAGAAGCCCGGCCGCGATCACGATCGAGCCCCCGCGGTCAGCGCCACGAAACCCTCGACGAGCGACGCCGCCCCCGCCGTCGCGAGTGCCTGCGACACGGCGGATTGGCTGACACCCTCGGCGTCGGCGAGGTCGCGCTGGGAGCGGCCGAGGCAGCGACCGTACGTGAGTCTGCGCGACCTCTCGCTCATGGCCGACACGAGCTGGTCGCGACTCAGGGCGTAGGCGCGGGCGAGCGCGATGGTCTCGGTCATGGTGGCATCCTCCCCCTCGCCGAGGACGATCCACGTGCGGGCGAGCGGCGCGGCGCGCTGCTGCAGGCGCTCGATGTGGTCGATGGCCTCTCGAGCGGCCCACCAGGCCGGCCCCTCGGGGACGGTGCGGTCGGCCAGTTCGATGGGGCGCACGTCGCCGACACCGACGCCGAATCGGCAGTCGACGTCATCGGGCAGCGCGAGGCGCAGCAGGAGCAGGGACGCGAGAGCGCTCGAGAGGTCGTCGTATTCGCCCTGTAGCTCGTCGCCGACCACGGCCGTGAGCGGGGCGGTGGCGAGGGGCAGATCGTTCTGGACGGTGGCGACGGCGTCTTCGATGGCGCGTTGCGCCCCGGCACGGTCATCGAGTCGCCGCGAGGCGACGATGTCGGCGATCACGGCGACGGTCATGAGATAAGTTTAACGCTTATTTTCGTCAAATGATAAGCGAATAACTGATACTCAGGCGGCGAGTGTGCGGGATGCCGATTGTGCCCGGGCCACGAGCTCTTCGCGCTGCTCCCCCACCCGCGCCGGCGCCGTGCCTCCGACGCCCGTTCGACTCGACACCGAGCCCTCGATCGTCAGCACCTCGCGCACCTGAGGGGTGAGAGCGGGCGACACCGAAGCCAGCAGGGCGTCGTCGGCGTCTTCGAGACCGATCTCGCGCTCCTCGCACGCCCGCACGAGCGCGCCCGAGATCTCGTGGGCGTCGCGGAAGGCCACACCCTGGCGCACCAGCCACTCGGCGACATCGGTCGCGAGCGAGAAGCCCTGCGGAGCGAGTTCGGCCATGCGGTCGGTGTGGAAGCGGAGCGTCGCGATCATGCCCGAGAACGCCGGAAGCACGAGCTCGAGGGTGCGCACCGAGTCGAAGACGGGTTCTTTGTCTTCTTGCAGATCGCGGTTGTAGGCGAGCGGAAGCCCCTTCAGCGTCGCGAGCAGCCCCGACAGGTTGCCGATGAGGCGACCGGCCTTGCCGCGAGCGAGCTCGGCGATGTCGGGGTTCTTCTTCTGCGGCATGATGCTCGAGCCGGTGGAGTACGAGTCGTCGAGAGTGACGAAGCCGAACTCGCGGGTGT from Microbacterium testaceum includes these protein-coding regions:
- a CDS encoding segregation and condensation protein A: MAPSPDDTPDAVALATAPEPASDAEIATPDAEPASVPESTSIPEPAETAGSDAPGFRVTLPVFDGPFDLLLTLISRAELDITEVALSRVTDEFIAYLREMGPESDLDEASEFLVVAATLLDMKIAGLLPQGELVDAESVALLEARDLLFARLLQYRAFKEVSAWFARCLQREDKRHTRNVRLDEKYRSAVPELKWTLSADDFAALAVVAFAPKQIPTVGLDHLHAPLVSIREQAAIVVTLLRSAGTLNFRDLVAGVAETGVVVARFLSILELYRHAALSFEQLEPLGELTLRWTAERWSEENLAALGADYDR
- a CDS encoding ParA family protein codes for the protein MTKAGDSVSASTKGQKTGADEVILGPTGRPYQGFPTPKPLDSHGPARIIALCNQKGGVGKTTTTINLAASLAGYGRRVLAIDFDPQGALSAGLGIQTHDVPTIYDLLLDTKRDPREVIASTRVEGLDILPANIDLSAAEVHLVNEVARETILARVLRKVAADYDVILIDCQPSLGLLTVNALTAAHGVLIPLECEFFALRGVALLVETIDKVRDRLNPAIELDGVLATMYDPRTLHSREVLERVVEAFGDDVLETVIGRTVKFPDASVSGMPITEFAPEHAAAQAYLRLARELVARGAVA
- a CDS encoding DUF4184 family protein; amino-acid sequence: MPFTPSHAVVALPFLRTRLVPAAIAIGAMTPDLPLFVRGMWPGYGLTHDAAWLPVTVVVAFVLLLVWRCVLRPATRELLPRPVAERLPAQWDAGARTALRESVGGGAIGILWLVLSLALGVASHIAWDLFTHEGRVGEQLLPALAGQWGPFTGAKWLQHASSAFGLAALGVFALVWLSRHAPAPVRRQIPDAARWAWWLSLPVALIVASVIALAVNGGFDVEYTTTHLIYGVLTKVAAAWAGLTLALALFLQVRRARVAVRAG
- the tyrS gene encoding tyrosine--tRNA ligase, encoding MSASTDAAPVSALAPAIDPTFDNVWDELVWRGLVHVSTDEGELRELLGGDPITFYCGFDPTAPSLHLGNLVQLLTMRRLQLAGHHPLGLVGGSTGLVGDPRPTAERTLNARETVEEWVGLLRGQVERFLSFEGDNAARIVNNLDWTAPLSAIDFLRDIGKYFRVGTMLKKDAVSARLNSEAGISYTEFSYQILQGLDYLELYRQYGCVLQTGGSDQWGNLTSGTDLVRRAEGVSVHAIGTPLITNSDGTKFGKSEGNAIWLDAEMCSPWVMYQFWLNTDDRDVVERLKVFTFLTRAEIAEYEALVEAEPFRRAAQKRLAREVLTTVHGVEATEAVIAATEALFGQGDATVLDAAVLRSALEELPHATVAAGSTVVEALTATGLCASLSEARRAISQGGVSLDGEKVTSDEAVVEGTLPGGVSVLRRGKKTLAGLFLS
- a CDS encoding DUF2510 domain-containing protein produces the protein MNVAPGWYDAGTPGRVRWWDGTQWTVHEAPVAAAAPVAAPPQPVAVPAQSGPQPGWYPTTAVELRWWDGTIWTGSRVRGGRAGIDWATLERPVFGWVAGGMFLFAGLCFVLSGVLTRNLTILPLFFVALSALWLAMAAQSTRVRRIPTPVGDPVAPEQVRPLPGEVDGPGAGWYPISRVAHRWWTGQRWGAYLSSTFGVRPTLHAEQSMRTLRIAMTVIAALTGIAIVVGIVLISIAAGPVQLAIGVLVTVCAVLFGVAIAVIWVVARSQTRVLLLPTDPPATAAGHPPQRPW
- a CDS encoding SatD family protein; translated protein: MTVAVIADIVASRRLDDRAGAQRAIEDAVATVQNDLPLATAPLTAVVGDELQGEYDDLSSALASLLLLRLALPDDVDCRFGVGVGDVRPIELADRTVPEGPAWWAAREAIDHIERLQQRAAPLARTWIVLGEGEDATMTETIALARAYALSRDQLVSAMSERSRRLTYGRCLGRSQRDLADAEGVSQSAVSQALATAGAASLVEGFVALTAGARS